The Pseudomonas pergaminensis nucleotide sequence AACTCCCGCATCGTGAATCAGGTGCTGGTGGGCGATTACGGCGTCGCCAAGCGACTGGCGCCGGGGGCATGCATCATCGACATGAGCTCCTCCGAGCCCCTCGAAACCCAGGCGTTGGCTGAACAGTTAAGTGAGTTCTCGCTGAGCTTTCTGGATGCCCCGGTTTCAGGCGGTGTGAAACGCGCTATTTCCGGGACGCTGCAAATCATGGTGGGTGGCGACGCCAACGTGCTCCAGCAACACCGCGAGCTGCTGGACGTCATGGGTAACTCCACCCATGTTGGCCCAAATGGCGCAGGTCATGCGGTCAAGGCGCTGAACAACTTTGTGTCTGCCACCGGGTTGTTGGCCACCGTTGAGGCGCTGCATGTGGGTGAGAAATTCGGCGTAGATCCGGCAGTGATGACCAGCGTGCTCAATAATGCTTCCGGCGGTAACTTCACCACGGCCAACAAGGTCAACCAGTTCATGCTCAGCGGCACTTACGCCTCAGGCTTCGCGTTGCAACTGATGGTCAAAGACCTGAAAATCGCTGTCACCCTTGCGGAGCAGATGGGGCAGCAGATGAAGCTCGGCCATGAGTGCCTGGCGGTCTGGCAGGAGGCGGCGCAAAGCACCACGCCTCAGACCGATCACACCGAGATGTACCGCATCATCGACGGCCACGGCTAGTCGACAAGCTGCGCGCTACCGTCCGGGGCGTCATTGCTACGCCCCGGCTCTTCTTCCAACTCCTGGGTATTAAAACCATGAACATCGCCCCCACGATTGAGCCTTTTGACGTGTTCGCGGTGAAATATGCCGAGCATCGGCGCACCGCCTCCTCGAACTTCCTGGGCGGCGACCCGCACGATGGGCCAATGCCCATGGATTACTTTATCTGGGTCGCGACCAACAGTACCGGCACCTGGGTGATTGATACCGGCTTCAACCAGGCCACGGCCCGCCAGCGTGGGCGAGACTTGATTCGTTGCCCGGCTGAATCATTGCGGATGCTCGGTATTGATGCGGCCGCCGTCGACAACGTGATCATTACCCACCTGCATTACGACCATGTGGGCAACTTCGATCTGTTCCCTGCGGCTACCTATCACCTTCAAGACAACGAGATGCTGTTTGCGACTGGGCGGCACATGGCTCACAAATGCGCGCACGAGGCCTATGACGTCGAAAATGTAGTCGGGATGGTCCGCGAGGTCTACCGCGGGCGTGTGCAGTTCCATGAAGGCGACGCCACATTGGCTCCCGGCGTGTCGGTGCACCTGGTGGGCGGGCACACCATGGGCTTGCAAGTCGTGCGCATTTTTACCCGCCGAGGCTGGATGGTTCTGGCCTCAGACGCCAGCCACTACTACCGCAACTTCATTGAGGACCGTCCATTCCCGATCGTCTTCAATGTGGACGATATGCGCAGTGGCTGGGCCCGAATCAGATCATTAGCCGACTCCGAACATCACATTGTCCCAGGGCACGATCCCTTGGTGATGAATCGCTATCCACCCTTTCCTGGCGCGTCGGAAGGCTCAATCTGCGTGCTCCATGAGCCCCCGATATACCGTTGATTCCAGACGCTCTCGACTGTTGGTTACTGATCAATATTATTTGTATGAAAACTTAAATCTTATTGTTTTTATTTTTTGCGGCCGCCCGCTACTGTCCATTCCGCGCGTAACCAAGCCACAACCTCAGGGCCACCTCGTTCTACGCAACCCTCTTATAAAAATGACTCGATAACATTCCGGAGTGCAGATGAACGTCAAACAGAAATTGACCTGGGCGTTTGTGGTGATCGCCTGCTTGCCTGTGTGCCTGATTGCGACACTGGTGGTCATGGATTTGCGCAATGACGCCCGCGATGATTTTATCGAGGGCAGTAACCGCGAAATACGCCAGGTCGACACTGCCATGCAGTTGTACTTCGAAAGTATTCGCCAGAACGTGGATTACCTTGCCTCTCAGCCGTTATTGCGCAACGTTGACGGCAGCCTGAAAAACTATAGCGGCGCCAATGCTCCCAGCATTGCGCAGGGCGCCTTGGATAAGCAGATCTTTGAGTTTTATGCGCACTTGGCCAAAAGCCATTCGGCGTATTCCAACATCATCTTCGGTAACAGCGCGGGCGGTTTTGTGTCCTGGCCTGATAATCCGAACCGGGCCAATTACGACCCTCGTGAGCGGCCTTGGTATAAATCTGCGATGAGCAGCCCGGGCAAGACCCTGCGCACTGACGTTTACTACTACGCGCCTAAGGATGCGGTGTATGTCAGTGTCGTTCGCAGCATCGATACCCAGTTGGGCAGCAACAGCGGCGTGATCAGCATCGATGTGTCGTTGCAACAACTCACCGAAATCATCAAGCACATCAAACTCGGCGAGAGCGGCTACCTGATGCTTGTCGAACGCGACGGCAAGGTGTTGGTTGACCCTCAGCAACCTGCGCATAACTTCAAGACGCTTTCAGAGATCGGCAGCGGCTATGAACAGTTGGCCAGCTCCGGCAAAGGTGCGTTTGAAGTTGAGCTCAACGGTGAACGGTATATGGCCAACGTCTGGCCTTCCGACCAATTGGGTTGGAGTTTTGTGGGCCTGATCAAACAACAGGAAGTGATGAGCTCGGCGACCCACTTGGCGTGGGTGATTGCGACCATTGCCGGCGTGCTGGCGCTGGTGTTTGCGCTGGTGGGGGCGAGCTTCGCAGGCTTGATCGTAAGACCGATCCGCAGCGTCGCCAGCGGCCTGCAAGGCATTGCTGAAGGCGACGGCGATCTGACCCAAAGCCTTCAAATACGCGGTAACGATGAAACGGCGCAGTTGGCCAGCTGGTTCAACCAATTCCTCACCGCGATCCGCAGCATGATCAGCAGCATCGGCCAAGCAGCGCATAATATTCTGACCACATCCAACGCCGCCACGCAGGTGTCCAGCGACATGGCTGAGGTTGCAGGGCGCCAGCGTGAGGCCGTGGATATGGTGTCCACTGCGTTCCATGAAATGGTGGCCACCGCCAACGAGATTGCGCGTGCCTGCAGTCAGGCTGCGGAGTCAGCGGACAGCGGCTGGAGCAAAGCGCGCGAGGGTCAGCAGCAGATTGATGCGGCGGTCAGCAGCGTTGATCAGTTGAGTCATGAAATCGAGAAGTCCGCCGAGTCGATGCAACAACTGGAGCGTGACAGCAACGATATCCAGTCGATCCTTGGCACCATTCGTTCAATCGCCGAGCAAACCAACCTGCTCGCGCTGAACGCCGCCATCGAAGCTGCACGCGCTGGCGAACAGGGTCGTGGGTTTGCCGTGGTCGCAGACGAGGTTCGGGCGTTGGCCAAACGCACGGCCGACTCCACCGCCGAGATCGACGGCCTGCTGGGCACCTTGGCCAAGCGTACGGGGCTTGTTACACACCAGATGCGTGCCAGCCTGGATGTCTCGCAACAGTCGGTTAGTCGTATCGGCGTGGCGCGCACCAGCTTTGGCCTGATCCGCGATTCAGTGGATGTGATTCGAGACATGAACACTCAAATCGCCACGGCAGCAGAGGAGCAGCATCAGGTCGCCGAAGGCATCAATCTGCATATCAGCCAGATCCATGGCGATGCGCAACGTGTCGCAGAGTTGGCTGAATCGGCGCGTTTGAAGTCATCAGGCTTGGCCGGGTTATCTGCGGAGCTGGACAGTCTGGTCCGGCGTTTCCGTACCTGACGAGCGCGCTGGACGAGGGCCACTTCCGACATTGGCCCCCGTTGTGTGGCGCTAATGCTTAGTCGTACCAGGCAGGCGATTTCAGCGCGTTACGCACGAACTCAGTGCTGTGACCGATCCACAATTGCGAGTGGGTCTGCATGAGGAAATCTTCCATGGCCTGTCGCGATTCTGGCGTGCCGGCATGCTTTTCTTTGTCAGGCATACGGTTCTTCGTACGTTCTTCGGGATAGTGGTAAAGGTCGCCGGAAATCAAGACCCCGCCGTATTGCTTGAGCTTCACGTACAGCGATTGGTGGCCGGGGGTATGGCCAGGGGTTTGTTTCAAAATGACTGAGCCATCGCCAAAAACATCGTGGTCGCCCTTAAACAACTGCTGTGGGTTGTGTTTGAGTGAGGCAAAAGAGGCCGCGTTCTCCGGAGTGGCCTGTGCGCTGAACATAAAGTCCTGCTCGGCTTTGGAAGTCAGCCACGTTGAGGCGGGGAATTCGCTGATGTTACCCACGTGATCGAAATGCGAATGTGAAAGCGCGAGGTAGTTAATGTCCGAGGGTGCGACTCCGATGTCGGCCAACTGGCTGAGCAGTGTCTTGGTAACGATTTGCCCGTACCCATCGATGGCATTTTCATACACCGGACGACCAATCAAACGGTCAGACAGTCCGGTGTCGAACAACAAAACGCCTTTGGGGTGCATGACCAGATAGCAGGTGACCGGCATGTTGGTATCAACCACTTCCTCACGCGTCAGGTTGTAAGACTCCGGGTGGTTGTATATCAGCTGTCCACAATCGAGCACGTAGACGCGCAAGGTTTTAACGATCGGCAGCGGGGCCATTGCAGGCCGATGCTGGGTGGGTGAAGAGGGAAGTGTTTGGGCGTTGACCCACCCTGCGCCGCATAGCGCAGCCGCCATGCACAAGCCCAACCCAAGTGCCTTTTTGCCGATTGTAATGCGCTCATTTTTCATCATGGTCTTCTTGTTTTTAAGGTGAATGATTTCGCACTTATCGCAATGCGGGTCGCCGTTGTGTGGATGAATGGAGTCAATCAACTCGTAAAAGCAAACGACGCGCGTAGGTAGTGAGTGCGAAAATCACTCTAATTAATTGTATTACAATGTGTCAATATTATTGATAGGTTGTGCTGTGACTTATTGATCGAAACTGAATGGCAGAACGCGTCTTGGGAGGTCAGAGGTTTTCGTCGATAACGATCTTCATCGCCAGCGGCAGTACGGGGGGCGCATCGACTATTCCCTGCTGATGCAGCAGGTAATCGATACAGGCTTGCACCTGGCCTTCCGGGTCTTGGTCCAGTACCAGCGACATCACGCCCTGGCGTAGCAGGCTTGCATGCAATGCGCTGGCCTCGTGACCGATCCACACGGGGTGTGCATCTGCCTGGGCAAGGGCCGCTTGAATACCCAGCGATCCGCTGCCGGTGTCGTATAGCCCTGCCAAAGGTTGATCTGCAAGGCATTGCGCGACGACTGCGCGGGTGAGTTCATCGTCGTCGAAGCACTCGATCGGGCCGATAACGCGTGTGTCGGGGGCATGCTGCGTCATCACGTCGATAAAGCCCTTGGCCCGCTCCTGGTGAGCAAAAAAGGCCAGTGAGTTGACCACCAGCAGAACCAGCCCCGGCTGCGGCCCGACCCACTGGCTCATCAACCGTCCGGCGCTGCGCCCCGCGGCGTGGTTGTCGATGCCGACATACACAGCACCTTGTACATCGGTGAGGTTGCTGGTGAGTAAAACGGTGGGCGTGCCGCCCTGCACGATTGCGTTCAACGCCTGCTGCACGGTGGGCGTATCGGGGGCGACCACAATCATGCCGTGGCGACGCGAGCGCGGTTTGCGCAGGGCGTCGAGCAGTTGCTGCGGTGCGCCCTCCGCCCAGCGTTGATGGCGCAGCGTAAGGTGGGCGCTGAGGCGTTGGGCTTGGCGTTCGAAGGCTGCAACCAGCCGCTTGAAGTGGTCGGTGGCGCTGTCGCTCAGCAACACATCGACAATCATTGGGCCGGTAAATGGCGCAGGCAGGCCCGGGCGGATGCCCAGGGCGCGTGCCACGGTCAGCACCTTGCGCCGTTTAACATCAGACACCTTGCCACGGTCATTGAGCACACGGTCCACGGTGCTCAGGCTGACCCCCGCCAATTCTGCGACCTTCAACAGACCGTGACGTTTGACTGTGCTGCTCATGCCAAGCACGCTTCCTGTGAGAGGGTGGGCCTGTGAGTGTACCGGCAGGCCCGATATGGTGTCAGCGAGATGTGCCGTCCGCGCTCAATTGCGCTGGCAATTTGCGTGCCTCGCGTACCTCTGCAACCTGTTGGGCGGTCACCTGCGGCGCGGCATTACCCCAGCTGTTGCGGATGTAGGAGAGTGTTGCCGCAATCTGCTGGTCCGATAGCTTCCACGCAAAGCTGGGCATTGCGCCGCTGGTGGGATTGTCGAGGGTCACCGCGCCGCGCCCGCCTTCCAGCGCCGTGGTGATCAAGCTTTGCGCATTTTCAGCCTGGATTCCGGGGTTGCCAGCCAGGCTCGACGCCAGTTGATTGATCCCCTTGCCATCACTGTTGTGGCACGCCGAGCAATTGGCCGAGTACACGTTGGCGCCTTGTTGCATGGTCTTGTCGCTGGCGTGGAGCGGGCGAGGGCTGCGAACGTCCGAGCCCGGCAGAGTTTTGAGGTAGGCCGCTATGGCGAACAGGTCTTCATCGCGCATATGCTGGGTCGAGTTTGTGACCGCTTCGGCCATCGGCCCGGACGCTACGGCCACGTGGTTACTGCCGGTCTTGAGATATTGCACCACTTGCATATCGCTCCAGCCGCCGATACCGACGTAGGGGTTGGCGGTAATTTCCGGTGCATGCCAGCCCGCCAGTTCGCCGCCTTGCAGGTACGCGCCCTTCTTGTCACCACCGAGGAAATTCTTCGGCGTATGGCAAGCCGCACAGTGCCCGAGGCCGTCGACCAGGTAGGCGCCGCGGTTGATCTGTTCGGTAGCACCTGCCACCGGTTTGAACGGCGTGTTATCAAAGAACAGCAGGTTCCAGCCCGTCATCATCAGGCGGATGTTGAACGGGAAGGGCAGTTGATTGGACACGACTTCGTTATTTACCGCCGGAACCGTTTGCATGTACGCCCAGAGGTCGTGCATATCCTGGTTGCTGACTTTTACGTAGGCGTTATAGGGCATCGCCGGGTAAAGGTTCTCGCCATGCCGGCCTTTGCCTTCACGCACCGCTCGGGTGAACTCCTGCTCAGTCCAGGCACCAATGCCGGTGTTTTTGTCGGAGGTGATGTTGCTGGCGAGCAGCTTGCCGAACGGCGTTTCCAGTGCATAGCCACCGGCAAAGGGTTTTCCACGATGGGGGTCGGTATGGCAGGCCGCGCAGTCACCGGCTATGGCAACGTAACGGCCGCGCGTTACGGCGGGGTCTTCCTGTGGCTGAGTGCTGGGCGCCTTTATCCCGGCGCTGTGGTCGGCCTGTTGCCCTGGCTGTGCAATGCTGTCCGCCGCATCGGCAACGCTGAATGCACCGTACAGGCCGATGGCCGAGCCCAGGGACAATGCGGCGGTGGCTGTCAAGGCCATGCGAAGACGCGGGTTCATGCTGGCATCTCCACCAGTGGACCGGGTTTGGCCAGGTATTGATCGATGATCGCCTTGGCGGTCCACAGGCTCAGGGCCCCGATGGTCGAGGTGGGGTTATAGCCGGCGTTGTTGGGGAACGACGAGGCGCCCAGCACGAATACGTTGTGCACATCCCAGCTCTGCTGATAGCGGTTGAGTACGCTGGTTTTCGGGTCCAGGCCCATGACCGCGCCACCGATGGTGTGGTCGCTGGACGGTAAGTACGGCCCGTAGTTGACTGCGGCGGCATCAAAGCCGTTAACGATTTTCGCGCCCATGGCCTTGCCGATTTCTACAGCTTTTTCTTCGGTGAAACGGGCCATGCGCCGATCGTTTTCGTTGTAGTCAAAGGTCACGCGAATCAACGGGTCACCGTGGGCGTCGTGGTACTCCGGATCCAGATCTAGATAGCACTCGTTGTGGGAAAAACTGGTGCCCTGGTTGAAGATGAATGTGCCGTTCTGGAAGGCATGGTTATAGGCCTTTTTCCATTCGCTGCCCCAGCGTGGCGTGCCTGGCGGCACGGCATCGGCGTTACCGATGGGGCGTGCGCCACGGGCGACCACGAGGATTCCGGCCCCGCCGATAAAGTCCTTGCCGGTGTGGTCGAAGTTGTCGCCGTTATAGTCGTCGACCTGGGCGGAGAGGGCGCCTGCGCCAATGTACTGATTGAGTTGTTCGTCCTCGAAAAACAGATTGGCACCGGACACGGTCTGGAAGCTGTAGGCTCGGCCCACGACCCCGGTGCGCGTTTCGGGGTTGTAGGGTTTGCCGATTTTCGAGAGCAACAGCAAGCGTACGTTTTGCATCTGGAAGGCAGAGAAAATGACGATGTCTGCCGGTTGCTCCCACTCCATCTTATTACGGTCCAGGTAGCTCACACCGGTGGCGGTTTTTCCGTCTGCGGCGAGGTTGGCGCGCAGCACGGCCGACTCAGTCAGTACGGTAAAGTTGCTGCGTTGCATCAATGCTGGGATCACGCAGGCATTGGGGCTGGACTTGGAAAAGTTGCCGCAGCCGTAATACAGGCAGTAACCGCAGTAGGTGCAAGGCCCCATGCGCACTCCCAGCGGGTTGGTGTAGGCCTGCGACGCCTGGCCGGCGGGTACCATGAACGGGTGCAGGCCAAGTTTTTTGGTGCCGTCAGTGAACAGGTCGGTCAGCCGAGTGGTCGCCAGTGGCGGCAGCGGGAATTCACTCTTGCGGTTGCCTTCAAAGATATTCGCGCCGTCGATCTTCTCGCCCTTCAACACACCGGCCTTTCCCGATACGCCGGCGATCCGTTCGAAGCGCTCATAGAAGGGCTCCAGGTCGTCATAGGTGACGCCCCAGTCCTGCACGATCAGGCCCTTTTCAATCTGCTGCTTGCCGTAGCGCTTAAGGGTAAAGCTGTAAGGCTCGAAGTCGAACGGCAGGAAGCGCCACGCCATGCCGGCCCAGTGCGTACCTGAGCCGCCGACGTTGTAGCCCAACTCGTTCATGCTCCAGTCGCGGGTCGGCAGGGCAGTTTGCGAACGGTTGTTGCGGAACGTGGTGGTCTCGATG carries:
- a CDS encoding NAD(P)-dependent oxidoreductase — its product is MNDVNQGMRPTVLFIGLGMMGRPMASLIAKAGYPLLVSDTNDQAVGELCAEVGAHRLENAQSLADVRIVITMLPNSRIVNQVLVGDYGVAKRLAPGACIIDMSSSEPLETQALAEQLSEFSLSFLDAPVSGGVKRAISGTLQIMVGGDANVLQQHRELLDVMGNSTHVGPNGAGHAVKALNNFVSATGLLATVEALHVGEKFGVDPAVMTSVLNNASGGNFTTANKVNQFMLSGTYASGFALQLMVKDLKIAVTLAEQMGQQMKLGHECLAVWQEAAQSTTPQTDHTEMYRIIDGHG
- a CDS encoding N-acyl homoserine lactonase family protein produces the protein MNIAPTIEPFDVFAVKYAEHRRTASSNFLGGDPHDGPMPMDYFIWVATNSTGTWVIDTGFNQATARQRGRDLIRCPAESLRMLGIDAAAVDNVIITHLHYDHVGNFDLFPAATYHLQDNEMLFATGRHMAHKCAHEAYDVENVVGMVREVYRGRVQFHEGDATLAPGVSVHLVGGHTMGLQVVRIFTRRGWMVLASDASHYYRNFIEDRPFPIVFNVDDMRSGWARIRSLADSEHHIVPGHDPLVMNRYPPFPGASEGSICVLHEPPIYR
- a CDS encoding N-acyl homoserine lactonase family protein, translating into MKNERITIGKKALGLGLCMAAALCGAGWVNAQTLPSSPTQHRPAMAPLPIVKTLRVYVLDCGQLIYNHPESYNLTREEVVDTNMPVTCYLVMHPKGVLLFDTGLSDRLIGRPVYENAIDGYGQIVTKTLLSQLADIGVAPSDINYLALSHSHFDHVGNISEFPASTWLTSKAEQDFMFSAQATPENAASFASLKHNPQQLFKGDHDVFGDGSVILKQTPGHTPGHQSLYVKLKQYGGVLISGDLYHYPEERTKNRMPDKEKHAGTPESRQAMEDFLMQTHSQLWIGHSTEFVRNALKSPAWYD
- a CDS encoding LacI family DNA-binding transcriptional regulator, which gives rise to MSSTVKRHGLLKVAELAGVSLSTVDRVLNDRGKVSDVKRRKVLTVARALGIRPGLPAPFTGPMIVDVLLSDSATDHFKRLVAAFERQAQRLSAHLTLRHQRWAEGAPQQLLDALRKPRSRRHGMIVVAPDTPTVQQALNAIVQGGTPTVLLTSNLTDVQGAVYVGIDNHAAGRSAGRLMSQWVGPQPGLVLLVVNSLAFFAHQERAKGFIDVMTQHAPDTRVIGPIECFDDDELTRAVVAQCLADQPLAGLYDTGSGSLGIQAALAQADAHPVWIGHEASALHASLLRQGVMSLVLDQDPEGQVQACIDYLLHQQGIVDAPPVLPLAMKIVIDENL
- a CDS encoding c-type cytochrome, with translation MNPRLRMALTATAALSLGSAIGLYGAFSVADAADSIAQPGQQADHSAGIKAPSTQPQEDPAVTRGRYVAIAGDCAACHTDPHRGKPFAGGYALETPFGKLLASNITSDKNTGIGAWTEQEFTRAVREGKGRHGENLYPAMPYNAYVKVSNQDMHDLWAYMQTVPAVNNEVVSNQLPFPFNIRLMMTGWNLLFFDNTPFKPVAGATEQINRGAYLVDGLGHCAACHTPKNFLGGDKKGAYLQGGELAGWHAPEITANPYVGIGGWSDMQVVQYLKTGSNHVAVASGPMAEAVTNSTQHMRDEDLFAIAAYLKTLPGSDVRSPRPLHASDKTMQQGANVYSANCSACHNSDGKGINQLASSLAGNPGIQAENAQSLITTALEGGRGAVTLDNPTSGAMPSFAWKLSDQQIAATLSYIRNSWGNAAPQVTAQQVAEVREARKLPAQLSADGTSR
- a CDS encoding GMC family oxidoreductase, which gives rise to MSNVRPKVDAVIVGLGWCGSLIAEELTRAGLNVIAIERGPWFETTTDFPPSVDTDELRWDTRRSMLLPPAIETTTFRNNRSQTALPTRDWSMNELGYNVGGSGTHWAGMAWRFLPFDFEPYSFTLKRYGKQQIEKGLIVQDWGVTYDDLEPFYERFERIAGVSGKAGVLKGEKIDGANIFEGNRKSEFPLPPLATTRLTDLFTDGTKKLGLHPFMVPAGQASQAYTNPLGVRMGPCTYCGYCLYYGCGNFSKSSPNACVIPALMQRSNFTVLTESAVLRANLAADGKTATGVSYLDRNKMEWEQPADIVIFSAFQMQNVRLLLLSKIGKPYNPETRTGVVGRAYSFQTVSGANLFFEDEQLNQYIGAGALSAQVDDYNGDNFDHTGKDFIGGAGILVVARGARPIGNADAVPPGTPRWGSEWKKAYNHAFQNGTFIFNQGTSFSHNECYLDLDPEYHDAHGDPLIRVTFDYNENDRRMARFTEEKAVEIGKAMGAKIVNGFDAAAVNYGPYLPSSDHTIGGAVMGLDPKTSVLNRYQQSWDVHNVFVLGASSFPNNAGYNPTSTIGALSLWTAKAIIDQYLAKPGPLVEMPA